CATGCAAAATTATTTAGGTGCTAAAATTAATGAAATTGATTTTATCGGTACGCAAATCCTCTGCGCGTAGTGACACTACTTTTGTATTGTCAATAACACAAGATGTATATGAAACAGTTAAAAACAACGTCTTCATTCAATACATACTCCGCAATATCAGTAGGACAAATCGTCCTGGATGACTCCAACTATATCACTTTATGGGGTAGTCTGCAGCAGGATGATAACTGGACCCGTTGCGACTTTGTGACCACTTACGAGGTGCTGAATACAATGCTGCGCTATGTGCAGGACAGGAATGATGCCGTACAGATGACGATCGTGAAGAAGCTGGAAGATATGCAGCAGATACCGGAAATCATCGATCTGGAGGCAGAACTGGGCAGTGCCGTACTGTTTGACAATATGAACTTTCTCTTAAGCCATCCCGGCTTTGGTAAGCAGGGATCGTGGATAGAATATACTGACGGCGAATGCTTCTATATTGAGCAGGTGACCCCGGCCATCCCCGTTAAGAATACCCGGTATGAAAAGAAGATAGGACAGTGCATGGACATGCTCTATATGAACTATGAACTGTATCTGGGCTATCTGGAACTGGATTTCGACGAGGATGGCGCCCGTCAGAAAGCTGACCTGGTGGATGACCTGAAATTTACCCTTGCCTATTATGCATGGAAAGAAAGAACGATGTAAGCCTATGTAAAGAGTGATATAAAAACTGAAAAAAACCATTTAACCTATTCCCTTAAGCGTGATGATGTAAACATATTCTTGTACTACCCTTGAAAAACCCGCATCCCGACCCCTATGATTTTTGTTGCAAACGTTCAAGTGTGTTATCCCTAATACCTTTGTTCTCAGTTGTTTGTTATGACCTCAGCCCTGCCTGTTTCTCAGGCAGGGATTTTTGTATGTTACAACCTGCAGAAAATCCCCTAAAAAGTACCGCATCTCTTTATTTTCAAAAATTTAACAGCAAAGTCTATAATAATTGTAGGAAATAACTATTTTTGGTAACGTAACCAGTAAAAAGAAAATAATATGAGCTTAAGACTCGGAGATATCGCACCAAACTTCCAGGCAAAAACGTCGATCGGAGATATAGATTTTTATGAGTTCCTGGGTGATAGCTGGGGAGTATTATTCTCTCACCCTGCTGATTATACCCCGGTATGTACTACCGAATTAGGTAGAACTGCAGCATTGAAAGATGAATTCGCCAAGCGTAATGTAAAAGTGCTTGCACTCAGCGTTGACCCGGTAGATAAACACCTCGGCTGGATCAATGATATTAACGAAACACAGAACACCAAAGTGGAATTCCCTATCATCGCAGATGAAGACAGAAAAGTGTCCGACCTGTACGATATGATCCACCCAAATGCATCTGAAACTTTCACTGTCAGGTCTCTGTTCATCATCGGCCCGGACAAGAAAGTAAAACTCATCATCACTTACCCTGCTTCTACAGGAAGAAACTTCCATGAAGTACTGCGTGTAATTGACTCCCTGCAGCTGACGGCTAACTACCAGGTAGCGACCCCGGCAAACTGGCAGGATGGTGAAGATGTAATCATAACGCCTGCTGTGAAAACGGAGGATATTCCTGCACGTTTCCCTAAAGGCCACAAAATTATCAAGCCTTATCTGAGAACAACACCTCAACCAAATAAATAAGGCGATATTTGCATAAGAAACTTTTAAAACCTGCCCACTTTGTGGGTCAGGTTTTTATTGATAAGAATTTTTAATGGTTGGTTTTTGATTTTTACGAAACGGGGATTTCTCCCCGTTTTTTTTATGCCTTCAACCCAATAAGATATTCATGCAAGGCGGTATTACCAACAGGAATGACAAGCTGTTTTCAAAGAAAAAGGCTGCCCTTGTACAGAGCAGCCTCATTATTTAAGAGTCAGAATATTTACAACTTATAATACCAACTTCGGTATATATCCACTGCTGTTTTTACGCAGCTGTGTTACCACCGCCTGGATATCCTTAGCCAGCGGTGCTTCGGCTACCTGTGCTTCTCCCTGCTGATCAGTAAAATGCAGCTGGAAAGAATGCAATGCGAGGCGGCTCAGCAAGGGGCGTTCTTCTACATCGTGCTTACCCAGTTTATAACCTTTCTTGATAGCAGACAGCAGAACCGGGGTCGCGGTGCCATACATCTCATCCACTGCAATCGGGTGGCCCACATGCTTCATGTGTACCCTGATCTGGTGAGTGCGACCGGTATGAATCTGGAATTTTACCAGGCTGTAGAGGCCAAATGCATCCAGTACTTCATAATCGGTGTGTGAAGCTTTCCCTTTTTTTGCAGTTACCATCTTGCCTTTTGTAATCGGGTGCTCTGCAATAGCTTCCTGGATGGTGCCGGTAGCAGGTACCAGCTGACCGTTTACCAGGCCCAGGTAGAACTTCTGTACGTTTCTGCCTTCAAATGCCTGGGAGTAATACTTGTGGGCCACTTCGTTTTTAGCAAAGAGGATCACGCCACTGGTATCCTTATCCAGTCTGTGTACAGTAAAGATGTTGCCAAAGTGTTTCTTCAGCAGGCCCTGTACAGAGGAAAGCTGGTTGTCGTGCCTGTCCGGAATGGTGAGCACGCCTGCCGGTTTGTTCACGATCACATAGTCCGGCGTTTCTTTTATAATCAGGTCGTTAATGCGCATAGTTTATTTGAAATGCTTAAGCAGGATGATTTCTTTCTCTGTCAGGTAGCGCCAGCTGCCCCTGTTGATATTCTTCTTGGTCAGTCCTGCATAGGTTACGCGATCGAGTTTCTCCACCTCATACTCCAGGTGTTCGAAAATACGGCGAACGATACGGTTCTTACCGCTATGGATCTCAATACCAATCTGTGTTTTATCTGCATTATCCACATAACCCAGCACATCCACATTGGCAATACCGTCTTCCAGTTCCACACCAGCGAGGATCGCTTCAAAATGTGCTTTGGTCAGAGGTTTGTTCAGACCTACGTGATAGATCTTGCGGATGCTGTGCTTAGGGTGGGAGAGTTTCTGTGCCAGTTCACCATCATTGGTCAGCAGCAGCAGGCCGGATGTATTGCGGTCCAGGCGCCCTACAGGATATACTCTTTCTTCTTCGGTCGCATCCTGGATCAGTTCCATCACGGTCTTACGGCCCTCAGGGTCGTCAGTGGTAGTAATGTAACCTTTTGGTTTGTTCAGGAGGATGTATACCAGGTTTTTCTGGATATGCATCTTTTTACCAAGGATGCTGACTTCGTCTCTCTTGGTTACTTTGAAAGCAGGTTCGGTGATCACTTCTCCATTTACAGTGATCTTACCTTCTTTTACATAGTCTACCGCTTTACGACGGGAGCACAGGCCACAATGGGCGATGTACTTATTCAGTGGCATTTCGCCTTCGATAGCAACCCCATTGTCATTTCTGTCGCTGTCGTTTCTTCTGCTGAATGAACCGCCTGCGTCGCTATTGCGTGCTTTTCTGGCAGCAGTTTTACGATCCTGTTTAGCAGCAAAGCGATCGTTGGTGTTGTCGAAATATTTCTTGCGGTTAAAGCCACTTGGAGTATCACGGTCATCATTGCCTCTTTTGCCACCACGCTCAGTACCATGGAAGGCGCTGTCTTCGCGGTCAGAACCTGGCTTTGGACGGCTGGAACCTGGCTTAGGTTTGAATGGCGTTCTGCCATTTGCAGTCTTCAGCTTTGGTTTTATCCTGGAACGGCGGTGTTCATCCTCGCCATCTGTATGTTCTTTCTTTTTGAATGCTGGCAGTGGATCACCATTATCGTCTTTGCCGGTAAGGCGACGTAATGTTTTGCGTGGGCGTGGGCCTTCGCTGTCATCGCTTTTACGAGGACGGAAACCTTCTCCATCATCACTCTTACGACCACGGAATCCTTCACCATCATCTTTACGGGGGCGGAAACCTTCTCCATCACTCTTACGACCACGGAATCCTTCACCATCATCTTTACGGGGGCGGAAACCTTCTCCGTCACTCTTACGACCACGGAATCCTTCACCATCCGTTTTACGGGGGCGGAAACCTTCTCCATCACTCTTGCGACCACGGAATCCTTCACCATCCGTTTTACGGGGGCGGAAACCTTCTCCATCGCTCTTGCGACCACGGAATCCTTCACCATCCGTTTTACGGGGGCGGAAACCTTCTCCATCGCTCTTGCGACCACGGAATCCTTCACCATCCGTTTTACGGGGGCGGAAACCCTCTCCATCACTCTTACGACCACCTTCACCATCCGTTTTACGAGGGCGGAAACCTTCCCCATCACTCTTACGGCCACGGAATCCTTCACCATCATTATCCTTGCGCGGTGGACGTCCACCAGCTGCACTACGTTTCGCCGGGCGGGAATCATCACTCTTTGCCCTTGATTTATTTTCCTTAAAAGGAGCGAATCCTTTTTTAGCAGGTTTATTTTTCTTCATCTGTTAGTATTAAAATTTGAAAAGAGGAGATCAGCCTTTATTTGCCAGCTGACCACAAGCCGCATCTATATCTTTACCACGGCTGCGGCGGAGACGGGCGTTGACCCGGTGTTTACCCAGGTATTCCATAAAAGCATCTGCCACTTCTTCTTCCGGTTTCTGGAAGCGGGCATTGGAGATAGGATTGTATT
This window of the Chitinophaga sancti genome carries:
- a CDS encoding RluA family pseudouridine synthase; amino-acid sequence: MRINDLIIKETPDYVIVNKPAGVLTIPDRHDNQLSSVQGLLKKHFGNIFTVHRLDKDTSGVILFAKNEVAHKYYSQAFEGRNVQKFYLGLVNGQLVPATGTIQEAIAEHPITKGKMVTAKKGKASHTDYEVLDAFGLYSLVKFQIHTGRTHQIRVHMKHVGHPIAVDEMYGTATPVLLSAIKKGYKLGKHDVEERPLLSRLALHSFQLHFTDQQGEAQVAEAPLAKDIQAVVTQLRKNSSGYIPKLVL
- a CDS encoding pseudouridine synthase, yielding MKKNKPAKKGFAPFKENKSRAKSDDSRPAKRSAAGGRPPRKDNDGEGFRGRKSDGEGFRPRKTDGEGGRKSDGEGFRPRKTDGEGFRGRKSDGEGFRPRKTDGEGFRGRKSDGEGFRPRKTDGEGFRGRKSDGEGFRPRKTDGEGFRGRKSDGEGFRPRKDDGEGFRGRKSDGEGFRPRKDDGEGFRGRKSDDGEGFRPRKSDDSEGPRPRKTLRRLTGKDDNGDPLPAFKKKEHTDGEDEHRRSRIKPKLKTANGRTPFKPKPGSSRPKPGSDREDSAFHGTERGGKRGNDDRDTPSGFNRKKYFDNTNDRFAAKQDRKTAARKARNSDAGGSFSRRNDSDRNDNGVAIEGEMPLNKYIAHCGLCSRRKAVDYVKEGKITVNGEVITEPAFKVTKRDEVSILGKKMHIQKNLVYILLNKPKGYITTTDDPEGRKTVMELIQDATEEERVYPVGRLDRNTSGLLLLTNDGELAQKLSHPKHSIRKIYHVGLNKPLTKAHFEAILAGVELEDGIANVDVLGYVDNADKTQIGIEIHSGKNRIVRRIFEHLEYEVEKLDRVTYAGLTKKNINRGSWRYLTEKEIILLKHFK
- a CDS encoding peroxiredoxin, translating into MSLRLGDIAPNFQAKTSIGDIDFYEFLGDSWGVLFSHPADYTPVCTTELGRTAALKDEFAKRNVKVLALSVDPVDKHLGWINDINETQNTKVEFPIIADEDRKVSDLYDMIHPNASETFTVRSLFIIGPDKKVKLIITYPASTGRNFHEVLRVIDSLQLTANYQVATPANWQDGEDVIITPAVKTEDIPARFPKGHKIIKPYLRTTPQPNK